Part of the Halorhabdus utahensis DSM 12940 genome, CAAGCCATCGAGGAGCTTCAAGAGTGGATCGACGACCGCGCCGAGGATCTCGGTCTCGACGCCTAACACAGCGACACGACTACATTCTCACCCGATATTTCTGAAGTGGGGTTCGCCGATTCTGACAGGTAGCCGGCCTCTTTTCCGCACAATCCACCAATCTTGAGGGGGCGTGGTAGAAGAATATATATGCATCATCTGACTAGGTTAGCCCATGGCACGCCCCCTCACGCGAGAGACGCGCGCCGCTCTTGCATTCCAACTGATACATGCTGTGATACAGGCCGCGTTGCCGTTCGTGGCCCCCCCGACAGCGTATCCGTTCCTGGCAGGTGGCGGTTTCGTTCTCGCGATCGCAGCACTCGCCGGTGCTTTCAGTACGATCCGCGGTCGGATCGAGTCGCTCGAATCGACGCGGACGGACCTCGAGCGCCGGATCGATGATCTACAAGCCGATCGATCCGCGCTCGAAGCGGACCGGTCGACACTCCAGCGAGAACTCGCGGACGCGCGCGAAACGATCGAGTCGCTCCGTGCGCAGTCCGATCGACCAGTCGCCGCAGGGACCGCGTTGACACCGGACGGCGGGACGCGGGTCGGCAACGACGAGGCCGGCGAGTTCGACACGACAGTGACCCAGTACGCACAGACGATCGGCGCGGCCGGCGAGGGCAACCTGACGGTCCGGTTGCCCGCCGATGCCGATTCCGGGTCGCTGTCGGAACTCGCCGACCGCTTCAACGAAACCGTCGTCGCCTTCGAGCGGACGATCCGGGCGGCCGACGAGTTCAGCGACGACGTCGCGGATTCCAGTGGACAGGTTTCGACAGCAACCGAAGCCGTCCGGGAGGCCAGCGAGACGATGGCCGACAGCATCCAGGACATCGCCGATGCCTTCCACGAACAACACGAGCAGGTGACGGGGATCTCCGAGGAGATGGGCCAGATGTCGGCGACGATCGAGGAAGTCGCCGCCTCCTCGGACGAGGTCGCCGAGAAGGCCGACCAGACCGAACGCCGGACGGTCGAGGGGATCGAGTCCGCGCGTGACGTCAGCGACGCGATGAACGAGGTCGACGACCAGACAGAACACGTCGTCGAAACCGTCGAGACCCTCGACAACCGGATGGACGAGGTCGGACAGATCGTCGACCTCATCGACGACATCGCCGAGCAGACCAACATCCTCGCGTTGAACGCCTCCATCGAGGCTGCCCACGCGAGCAACGGCAACAACAACGGCTTTACCGTCGTCGCAGACGAGGTCAAGAGCCTCGCCGAGGAGACCAAGGAGGCCACCGGCGAGATCGAGAGCCTGATCACCGACATCCAGGATCAGACGACCCAGACCGTCGAGGAGATGCAGACGATGCGGGAAACCGTCAGTGAGGGCCAGGAGACGATGGACGAGGGTCTGTCAGCCCTTGAGTCGGTCCTGGATCACGTCCAGGACACGACCAGCGGCATCAAGGAGATCAGCGAGGCGACCGACGACCAGGCTGCCTCCAGCGAGGAAGTCGCGAGCATCGCCGACAGCGCCGCCGAGATCAGCCGCGAAAACATGGAGGAAGCCGAGAGCGTCGCCGCCATCGCCGAGGAGCAAACGCTGGCCCTCGGCGAGATGTACGTCAACGCCAAGACGCTCAGCATGCGCGCAAAGCAACTCTCGACGCTGTTCGATCGCTACGAGACGGAATAACGCAGACCGGCAAAGGGGTGGCCAAGAGAGTGCGGGTGGTTTCCTGACGGAAAATGTGTCTACAGGGCAGTGAGTGTCCAGCATGTCGTCAATTGCAAATCTCACCAGATACGCCGGTCTCGACAACGACTCTGTCAATCTGGAGTCTCTGACGCATCTCCGCCGGACCCCTGCGCATCGTCATCGTCGGCAGCGTCTGTCTCAGCTGTGGGCGTCGTGGCTTCCTGCTGTTCGGATGCCTCGTCTGCACCGGCCCCCACAGCGCCGTCCTCGTCAGCAGCATCCGTCTCGGATCCGGACTCCGTAGCCGTCGGTTGTTCGAGGGGATCAACCTCGTCTGCGTTTGGTTCTGTCGCCGCCTGTTGTTCGTGTTCGGAGGCATCCGTTTCGCCGGTCTCGACGGCGTCGAGGTTATCGGCGACGGCGGCCATGGCTTCGGCCGCCTCGTCGACGTCTTCGAGGACGCTGTTGGTGTGCATCCGCATCTCGTTGGACGCCCGTATCGTCCCGTCGACCGTCGCGTTTTCGTGGAGCGCGACGTTTTCGGCGGAGATGTCACCCCAGACGTGGACGCCAGGGCCGATCGAGACAGTGCCGTTTCGTGTCGTCACGTCACCCTTGATCTCGCTGGCACGTCCCACCGTGAGGTCGTTTTTCGCCCGGAGGCTGCCGAAGACAGTGGTGTCCCGGCCGACGGTGAGTGACTCGGCACGGAGGTTGCCGTGAAGTCGACAGTCATCACCGATCCGGGCCGGCGCGGAAACCCGCCAGGCGTCGTCGCTGACGTGTGTCCCGCGGGGGACGAGCAGCGGCTGGGCCTCCCGGTCGGCGTCCAGTGCCGCCGCGAGGACGTCCTCGGCGGTGTCCTCTTCACCGATCCGCAGCAAGTGACTGAGATAGACGAACAGGAAGACGATCGTCGGCATCGGGTTTCGGATGACAATCCAGCCGTTGGCCTCGAACCCCTCGTCGATATCGACGTCGTCACCGATGTCGAGATCCCCCGCGACTTTCAGTTCCCCGCCGATGTGGACGCGTTCGCCGAGATACGCGTCCTCGCCGACGAGGACGTCCTCGGCGACGTCACACCACATGTCGAGCCGACAGTCACCCTCGGCCTCGATGTGGCCCTCGAAACGGGTCCGTTCGCCCGCGATGACGTTGTTCCCCCGGACGCCGAACTCGACAGTGCTCTGGCCCCCGACGATCACGTCACTGTCAGTGACGAGGTCGTGCTCCTCGACGGTCGTCCCGTCGGGGATTACCAGTTCTTCGAGCGGCGTCGATCGCAGCACGTCCCTATCTGTGAAATCCACTGTATTAAACCCCGACCATGTTCCGAGCCTGCATTACCGCTCGATCGGCCGCTAGTTGCCGGCTAACGGGGGCTGTAGAATGACGGCTCCAAGAGGCTTTTATCCGGGTGCGTGCAATCTCTTCGTATGACCGCCCTGTCATTCGACGAAGACGGCGTCGATGTCGTCTACGAGGGAACCGACTTCCGCCTCGACAAGCAGATGATCGAGGACGCAGTAGGGAAGTCCTACCCCGACGTGACGGACCACGAGGTGCTCCAGCTGGTCGACCCCGAGCCGTCGCTGTCCGGCGAGCCACAGCGGATCGCGGAGATCATTCCGTAGCGGTCCACAAAATCCGCTTGGCGAGTCTACCCCTCGTACTCGCTGCCGACAACTTCCCGAATTCGCTCGGCAGTTACCTCGCCGACGCCATCGACGTCCAGGAGGTCGTCCTCGTTTGCGGTCATCACCGCTTGCACACTGCCGAAGTGTTCGAGCAGCGTCCGCGCGATGACCGGCCCCACGTCGGCGATCGACGCGACGACGTACGCCTGCTGTTCGGGCAGCGTCTTCGAGCCCTTCTCGCCGTGAACACTGATTTCGCGGTCGTCGGTCTCCTGCTCGCGAGTGGCGATGGTCGCCAGGAGGTCGGCCGTCTCGCCCTCGTCTTCGGTCCGGAGGACGCTCGCGCCGAAGTCGACCGCGAGCGACGCCAACGCGCCCCGAATCGCGTTCGGATGGACGTTGCGCTCCTCGTAGAGTCCGTCACCCTCCAGAATCACGACCGGCCGGTCGTAATAGCGGGCGTCGTCTTTGACCTGCTCGAACATCGAGCGATCGCCGCCGGTCAGCGTATCGAGGAAGTCCGAAATCGTCTTGCGTTCGACGACGACGCGATCCGAGAGGACGTAGTCGCCCACGTCCAGGGTCTCCAGGCGGGTCTCGAAGCCGTCGCGACGCGAGAGATCACGCCCGATCGAAGCGTCGAGTTCGCGCTGGTCGATGACGACCTCGACTGCCTCCTCGCCGCCGGCCGTCGCGACCGTCCCCTCCTCGTCCGGCTCGGGGTCGGTTTGCTCCGTGGGTGACTCGGTGGCGTCATCGTCTCCCGGTGCGAACGCGTCCAGGCCGGTCTGGCCGTCGTCCTCGGCGTCATCGGCTGCTCCCTGGACGGCTTGCTCGTCATCATCGTCGGCGTCTGCCGGGTCGTCAGTCGTCTCTCCGGCACTGTCGGCCGTGTCGTTTCCGGCGGCCGTGTCATCCGAATCCGCGGACGCCTCCCCGTATCCCTCCAGCCCCATCTGTTCGCGGAGGTGGCTCTCGATGTCGCCGGCCATGTCCTTCAGCGTCCGGAGTTCGTCCTCCATGCGCTTCTCGTCCTGGCGGGCCTTCCAGAAGTAGGCCTCGTCGCGGGTGTCCTCGGCGATCAGGACCACGACCGCGCCCTCGGTCTGGCGGCCGGTCCGGCCCTTGCGCTGGATCGACCGGATCGCTGTCGGGACGGGTTCGTAGAAAAGAACCAGATCGACTTCCGGGACGTCCAGGCCCTCTTCAGCGACGCTGGTCGAGACAAGGACCTCGAATTCGCCGGCCCTGAAGGCTTCTAAGGTCTCCTGCTGTTCGGTCTGGGTCATGCCGTCGCTGCCGTCGGTGTCACTCTGGCCGACGAACTTCTCGACACTGAAATGCTCGCCTAAGAAGTCCGTCAGCGTCTCGGCGGTGTCCCGGGACTCGGTGAAGACGATCACGCGCTCGCCGTCGTGGATGCCCAGCGTCTCGGCGATCTGCATCCGCGTCCGGCGGAACTTCGGATGGAGGTCCTCGAAGTCCTCGGCCTTCCGGCGGGCCTCCCGGACTTTCGGCGCGCTGATGAGGCGCTGATCGGCCTTCGAAGCGCCCGACGACCGGGCAGCCTCCCGGAGACGTTCGAGATACCGGCGCAGGCTCTCGACGCTCTGGGTTTCGGCGTAGGTCACGGCCGTCCGGAGTTTCCGGACCTCGGCGAGCAGGCTCATCCCCTGATACCCCTCCGATTGGTCGTTGTCCATCAACTCCCGGAGCTTGGCCTGGATCTTCCGGATCTCCCGCTCGGAGACGTCGGCCTGGGTCGAGGACGTCACCCCGAGTTCCTTCAACTGCGTCATCCGGTCGTGGATGACGTCCTGGAGGGCGTCGCGGATCTCGATGACCGGTTCGGGCAGCTCGACGCGTTCCCAGTTGACGCTCGTGTTGTGGGTGTAGGCCTCGACGTCGGCGTCCTCGCTGGTCATCACCTCGACCTCGCGGATGCCGAGGTTGTCACACACCCCGAGGATCGCCTCCTCGTCGTCGCCGGGCGAGGCGCTCATGCCCGTCACAAGGGGGTCGTCGCTGTCCTCGTGGTAGCGCTCGGCGATGTAGGTGTAGGGGTACTCCCCGCTCGCACGGTGGCACTCGTCGAACGTACAGTGGGTAACCGGCGAGAGATCGATCCGCGAACCGAGGAGGTCGTTCTCGACGACCTGCGGGGTGGCGATCACGACAGTCGCGTCGTCCCACAGCGCGGCGCGGTCGTCGGGCCGGACTTCGCCCGTGAAGACGACGATCTCCTCGTCGTCGATCGTGAGGGCTTCGCGGTAGAAATCGGCGTGTTGCTGGACCAGCGGTTTGGTCGGCGCGAGCAGCAGCGACTTCCCGCCGACCGCGTGGAGTCGCTCGGCGGTCACCAGCAGGCTGACGGTCGTCTTGCCCAACCCGGTCGGGAGGCAGACCAGCGTGTGATCGGCCGCGGCAGCGTCGGCCAATTGGATCTGGTAGCCCCGGTTCTCCAAGACGCCGGGCTCGAGCAGCGGGCGATCGATAGATTCCTCGGACGCGTCAGTAGCCGCCATCTGTCCGCTGATTCGTGTCGTTCGCGGTTAAGGGTTCTTGTAGCGCGGTGAAAGTGAAGCGGCCGTCTCCTCGAGTTCCAGCAGTGTCGGTCAAACCCCCAGCGCCGGCAGGTACTCGATGGCAACGAACATCGCGACGGCGGCCGACGGCGCGATCGTGAGGTTGTCGTCGACGACGTACCCACGGATCACCGGCTTGGCTCCGTCCGCTACGGTCGCCGCCAGGCCACCGAGGATCGCGGGAAGTGGCGGGACGAACGCGCTTGCGATGAGCGTCGTGAGGCCGAACATCGCCAACAGCACCCACGTCTGTTTGACGGCCTGGAGTTCGCCCGCACCGAGCAGGCCACTGAATGGATCACCGATCGTCAGCATGAGCATCGCCGGGACTGCCACGGGCGATGGGTCGAACGGACTGCCAATCAGCGGGTCGGCTCCCGCCGGCGGAAACGCAAATGCAACGACCGTGAGCCCGACGCCGCCCAGGAAGTACGCCGCAAGGTTCTCCTGTTCATATTCACGGGTGAGCCGATCGAAGATCCACCAGTCGAGACCGACATACAGCCGGACGATCTCGAGACCGAGCGCGCCGACCATCGCGAGGACCAGCAACGCCTGGACGTGTCGCCAGGTCAGCTCCGCGACGAACACGTAGGCAAGCGGAAGCACGCTCGTACTCGCGTGGACGAGTCGGCGAGTGACTTCGTCGTCGATGCGATCGAGGAAAGAGGCGAACACGGTTTCAGAGATTCTGGAAGGTACTGTCGCCCTCGACGAGGGCCTCGATAGTCGAAGCGAGATCGTCGGCAGCGACGCGGGTCTGGTCGGTGCTGTCTCGATCTCGGATCGTCACGGTCCCGTCTTCGAGGGTGTCGTAGTCGACGGTCACGCAATAGGGTGTGCCGACCTCGTCCTGGCGGCGGTAGCGACGGCCGATGGCCCCGGAGTCGTCGTAGGCCACCGCAAGGCCGTCCGCCCGAAGTTCGGCGGCAATCTCGCGGGCACGCTCGCCGAGGCCGTCCTTGTCCATCAGCGGAAAGACACCGACCGTGGTCGGTGCGACCGCGGGCGGCAGTTCGAGGTAGGTTCGCTCCTCGCCATCGACTTCGTCCTCCCGGTAGGAATGATCGAGTGCCGTATACAGCGCCCGGTCGATCCCCAGCGAGGGCTCGACGACGTGGGGCATGATGTGCTCGCCGGACTCGGTGACCTCCTCGATCGCGAAGCCGGTCTGCTCGACCGGGACGGTGTACGCCTCGCCGTCGACCTCGACCGTGACGTCCTCGCCCGCGAAGGCGTCGGGATCGTCCTCGGCCAGTGCTTCGAGTGCGTCGGCGACATCGCCCGCCGCCCCGCCGAACTCGGGGCCGAGATAGCCCATCTCCGGATCGACGGTCGGCTGCTCGACAGTTACCGGGTCGTCGTACTGCTTGAAGATCGTGAACTCCGCCTCGGAGTGAGCGTCGTGTTTCGAGAGATCGTAATCCGCGCGATAGGCGAACCCGCCGAGTTCGATCCAGTCGGGATCCTCATCCGGGTCGCTCACGTCACCCTCGGCGTCCCAGCAGTCCTCGGAATAGTGGGCGAGTTCGCCCGGCCGGTGCTGGCGAAAGCGAAAGCGATCCATGTCGAGGCCGATGGCCGCGTACCACTCCGCGGCGACGCCCAGATAGTAGGCGATCCACGGGTCGGCGACGATCCCATCCTCGACCGCCTCGCCGATCGTCATCTCGACTGGCTCGCCGTCCGCGCGGTCCTGCGCTTCGGCGGGGTAGAACTGCGCGGTCACGTCGGCCACGGCGGAGAGATCCGGCTCGTCTTCCTCAGGATCGACGAACAGTTCGAGTTCGGCCTGGGTGAACTCCCGGACGCGAAGCAGGGACTTGCGGGGACTGATCTCGTTGCGGTAGGCCCGGCCGATCTGGGTGACGCCGAAGGGCAACTGGTTGCGGGCGTATTCGGCGAACTGTGGGAACTCGATGAAGATCCCCTGGGCAGTTTCGGGCCGAAGGTACCCCGGCGAGGAGCTGCCGGGGCCGATGTTCGTCTCGAACATGAGGTTGAACTGCTCGATTGCCTGGCCAGCCAGCCCCGTCCCACAGGTCGGACACGCGAGCTCGTACTCGGCGACGACCTCCTCGATGCGTTCCGGGGCCAGGGACTCGGCCTCCTCGATCCCGGTCTCGCCGTCCTCGACGATGTGGTCGGCGCGGTGGGATTGCCCGCACTCGGGACACTCGACGAGCATGTCGTCGAACCCGTCGAGATGGCCCGACGCCTCGAAGACCGGTTCCGGTAGGACCGTGGGGGCGTCGATCTCCATGTGGCCCTCTTGGATCGCGAATCGGTCGCGCCAGGTCTCCTCGACGTTGCGTTTCATCGCAGCCCCCTGCGGGCCGAACGTGTAGAAGCCGGAGACGCCGCCGTAGGCATCCGCAGACTGGAGGAAGAAGCCGCGGCGCTTGGCGAGTTCGACCAGGGCCTCGGCGCTGACCGACGTCATTGTACGGCCTTGATCACGTCGATGTCGCGGACGATGCCCGCGAGGTCGTCACCCGAGACGAGCGGGATCTGCTCGATCTCGTGGCGGATCAACAGCTGGGCCGCCTCCTTGGCGGTCCGACGGCTGCCGACGGTCACGAGATCGGCCGTCATGTACTCGCTGACCGGCTCATCGGGGAACTCCACGTTCCGCGTCGGCATGTAGCGGTTCCCGACAGCCTTGATCCCCTCCCACATCCACTCGTCGTCCTGGTTGGCGATGGACTCGCCGGTGCCGGTCTCGCCCTCGACGACCTCGGCGACCTCGATCACGTCGACCTCGGTCAGAATGCCGGCGACTTCGGCGTCATCGTCGAGAACGACGCCGTAAGGGACATCCGCGTGTGAGAGTTCGCGTTCGGCGACACCCAGCGGCGCACCGGCGTAGACACAGTTGACGTCCGGTCGGGCCAGCTCCCCGACCGGCGTGTCGCCGTCGTCGACGCCGCCCTCGGCGAGCGCGCGGATGACGTCGGTTATCGTGACGATCCCCTCGAGCTGTCCGTCGACGACGGGGATCCGGCGCTCGCCGGTCTCGACCATCGTCCGCGCGACGCTCGCGAGGGACGTCTCGCCAGTCGTCGTCGGGACATCCTCGACGAGCATCGCGAGCTGATCCTCGTCCGGGTTTTTGATGAGCGCGTCTCGCGTGACGAGCCCGCGACACTCCTCACCTGCGTCAGTCTCTTTGATCACTGGAACGGACGAGAACTGTCGTTCCTGTAAGTACTCGAGGACATCGTCCCGGGTGCCCGGTAACTCGGCCGTGACGACGTCAACTCGTGGCGTCATGACGTCAGCGACGTTCATACTGGAGAATACTCTTCGGCCCTCCTACTAAGTCCTTACACATCCGTGCTATCGTTCGACGTGTTCGCGCGGCGCGTCGGTCGCGCGTCAGACACGGTTTCGGTATTCCCTATGGTCTTTCGGCACGTTTATGTATGGGTGTTACCAACTAACATAGTATGTCGCAAGAGCCCGACGCGCTCGCGGCAGACGTCGCAGTGGACCGTGAAGTCATGGCAGCCGTCGAGCGAGACGAGCAAGCCGTATTCGTCATCGCCGACGTCACCCGCGACAACGCGTATCTCTCGATGGACCTCGAGGACGCGGCGACACTGTCCGCGTGGCGGTAGGGCTCACTGCGGTGAGGAACGGTCTCCGATCAGCGAGTGTCGTTCATCGGACCAGTCTCTCCAAGGACCGACACTGCCCAGTCGGTCTGGGGCCACCCAGTCGGTGACTTCCCGGTTCGCCGAGAGAAAACAAGCGTTATGCCGACCGGCAGTGTCACCCCCAATATGGAGATCGTAGTTACGAGTTCCGTCGAGGACGCGGGACTGGCGGCACTCACCGACGCGGGCCACGACGTCCGGACCGTCTCGGTCGACGGGGCTGAGGAACTGGCTGTGGCCGCCGAGGGAGCGGCTGCGTTGATCGTCGACGAGGAGACACCGGTACCTGCCGCGGTGTTCGAGCGTGCAACGGACGTACAGATCGTCGGCCGAACCGGGATCGACGTCGACGGGATCGACGTGGCCACGGCGACCGAACACGGCGTGATCGTCGCCAACGGCCCGGAGGCAGACGTCCAGGCGGTGGCCGAATACATCATCGGGCTGCTGTTCGCCACGGCGCGAGGGATTCCCCAGGGCCACGTTCGACTGAAAGACGGCGAGTGGGCCAAAGGCGACATCATCGGCTCGGAACTCGACGGCAAGACCGCCGGACTTGTCGGCTTCGACAGCGTCGGCCAGGAGGTCGCCAAACGACTCGACAACTTGGGGCTCGACGTCGTCGTCTACGCACCCGACGGGGATGGCGAGCGGGCCGCACAGATCGGTGCCGAACGCGTCGATCTCGACACCTGCCTCGACCGCGCGGACTTCCTCTCGATGCACGCGGGAGCCGATGCGATCCAGTTGGGCGAACGCGAACTCGACGCACTCGGGGAAGCCTACCTCGTCAACGGAACGGACGGAAATGTCGTCGACGAGTCGGCACTCGCGAACGCTGCCGAAGACGGTGATCTTCAGGGAGCAGCCCTCGACGCCGTGTCGGTCTCGCCGCTGCCGGACGACAGCCCACTCCGGGACGTCGAAAACATCCTCGTTACGCCCGAGATCGCCAGCCACACCGCAACGAACGGCGAGTCGGCGTCCGCGAGCGTCGCGGCTCAGGTACTCGCCGCATTCGACGGCCAGCCGGTCAGCAACGCCGTCAACGTGCCGTCGATTCCACCCGACGCGTATCCGGTCGTCAAACCATATGCTGACCTGACGGAAACAGTCGCCCGGATCGCGATCCAGCTGTTCGACGGTGACCTCGAATCGGTATCCATCGAATACGCCGGCGACATCGTCACCGAAACGATCGAGCCCATCACGGCCGCCGGGCTCACTGGCGTGTTCGATCCGCTCGGCTGGGACGCAAACCAGGTCAACGCGCGGCACGTCGCCGACGAGCACGGCATCGACGTCGACGTCTCGACGATCCGAGAAGCGCCCGACTTCCAGAACCTGGTGACCGTCACCGTCAGCGGTGGCGGTGACGAACTCAGCGTCGAAGGAACGCAGTTCGCCGACGGCGAGCCCCGCATCGTCAGTATCGACCGCTACTGGGTCGAGGCGATCCCCCACGGCCACATGCTGATCGTCCGCAACGCCGACGAGCCGGGCGTGATCGGGTTCATCGGAACCGTGCTTGGCGAATACGACGTCAACATCGCCGGCATGTTCAACGCCCGGGAAGCCATCGGCGGCGAGGCGCTGTCGGTGTACAATCTCGACGACGAACCCGGCGAGGACGTCCTGGCTGCGCTTAACGACGACGACCGCATCCTCGAGACCACCGTCGTCGAACTCAACGGACAGAACGCCCGCGAGTGAGGACTCCCACGGCCACTGCTCCGGCGTCAGTCCCTCCCACACTCCGGATCACCGGTTGGCGCGGTCCACACGAAACACCCGTCCGTGGCCTCACCACCGTAGGTTCCCCAGAGTCGATCCCTGGCGGCGACGGCCCGGTGGACCGGCGAGGGGTTCTCGATCGGCGGCCCGCCGCGGTCGGTCGTCGCTATCCGGACTGATTCGGAAGCTGAGCGGTGGGTTACACTGTCTCCCCGGCTCACCCCACACGCCAGCCGCAGTTTCCCGTCGAGACGTGGTTCCGGCGGCTGCAACCGATTTCGTTCTGTCGACGACGAATCGTGATCAGCTGACATAGCAACACACGATGGACGTCACGCATCAAAAAGCGCCGGCAGACGCGCGTCCGCTCCGTGCATGACGGGCGCGCGATCCACGGCGGAATCGTCCCCCAACTCAGGACCGCAGATGTTCGAGCACGTCGTCGGTGTCGGCGGGAACCGGTTCGGGGTCGGTTCCCGCCTCCGCGGCCGCGTCGGGATCTTTCAGGAGGTGCCCGGTCGTCAGGCAGACCACCTGCTCGTCAGCGGTGACGACGCCCTCCTCACGGAGTTTTCGAAGGCCAGCGATCGAAGCGGCCGAAGCGGGTTCGACCCCGACCCCTTCCTCGGCGAGGGATCGCTGGGCGTCGGTGATCTCCTCGTCGCTAACAGCGATGGCCGTCCCGCCAGTCTCGCGGATGCCCGGCAGTGCCTTTGGTGCGTTGACCGGGTTGCCGATCCGGATCGCCGTCGCTCTGGTCTCGACATCGTCCCAGCGCTCGATGTGATCCCAATCGTGCTCGATAGCCTCGACCATCGGTGCCGCGCCCGCGGCCTGGACGCCCGTGATCTTCGGGATCTGGTCCTCGTCGATTGCCCCGGTCGCTTCGAGTTCCCGGAAGGCCTTGTACAGCGCGGCCGTGTTGCCCGCGTTGCCGACCGGCAGCACGATCCGGTCAGGGAAAGCCCCCTCCTCGTCGCGGAACTGCTCCATGATCTCGAGGCCGATGGTCTTCTGGCCCTCCAGTCGGAACGGGTTCAGCGAGTTGAGCAGGTAGGCCTCGCCGCGGTCGGCCAGGTCCTTGACGATATCCAGACACCGATCGAAGTTGCCATCGACCTCCAGAATCCGCGCGCCATGGAGACTCGCCTGGGCGATCTTTCCGGCGGCGACTTTCCCTGCCGGCAGGAGCACGAGCACTTGCAATCCCGCCCGGGAGCCGTAGGCCGACAGCGCCGCGGAGGTGTTGCCCGTCGAGGCGCAGGCCAGCCGACCCACGCCCACTTCCTGGGCGACCCGAACACCCACCGTCATCCCGCGGTCCTTGAAGCTGCCCGTCGGGTTCATCCCCTCGTGTTTGACTCGCAGGCGCTCGACGCCGATCTCGTCTTCGAGTCGCGGGACATTGTGGAGTGGCGTGTCGCCCTCCGGGAGGGAGACCCCTTCGTCGAAGGGAAGTGCGTCGCTGTAGCGCCAGACGCCGCCGTGAAACGCCGACTCGTCGTCCCCGAAGTCCGCGAACGTCGGCAGGTCAGCGTACCGGACCTCGAGCAGCCCCTCACACTCGTCGCACGTGTAGCGAATCCCCGCAAAGGGCGGGAAGTGCTCGCCACACTCGATGCAGGTCAGCCAGACGCCGTCGGTCGCCTCGGTTGGCTCCTCCTGGGTGATCTCTAGATAGCTCATTGTGTCACCCGACGTGGGCCACCAGAAAAAAGCCGCGGATCCACCTTTTTACTTCGGAGGGTTCGCTCGCGAACCCTCCTCGCAAAAAGCTGGGCCAAAAACACCTGCTGGCTCAGCCTTCGGCTTCGCCAGCAGCGAAACGCTGTCTTCGACAGCGTATGCTTACGACGACCGATCGGCCAGCCACACCAGCCCCCTCTTCTG contains:
- a CDS encoding CBS domain-containing protein, producing MNVADVMTPRVDVVTAELPGTRDDVLEYLQERQFSSVPVIKETDAGEECRGLVTRDALIKNPDEDQLAMLVEDVPTTTGETSLASVARTMVETGERRIPVVDGQLEGIVTITDVIRALAEGGVDDGDTPVGELARPDVNCVYAGAPLGVAERELSHADVPYGVVLDDDAEVAGILTEVDVIEVAEVVEGETGTGESIANQDDEWMWEGIKAVGNRYMPTRNVEFPDEPVSEYMTADLVTVGSRRTAKEAAQLLIRHEIEQIPLVSGDDLAGIVRDIDVIKAVQ
- a CDS encoding DUF7556 family protein; amino-acid sequence: MSQEPDALAADVAVDREVMAAVERDEQAVFVIADVTRDNAYLSMDLEDAATLSAWR
- a CDS encoding NAD(P)-dependent oxidoreductase; amino-acid sequence: MEIVVTSSVEDAGLAALTDAGHDVRTVSVDGAEELAVAAEGAAALIVDEETPVPAAVFERATDVQIVGRTGIDVDGIDVATATEHGVIVANGPEADVQAVAEYIIGLLFATARGIPQGHVRLKDGEWAKGDIIGSELDGKTAGLVGFDSVGQEVAKRLDNLGLDVVVYAPDGDGERAAQIGAERVDLDTCLDRADFLSMHAGADAIQLGERELDALGEAYLVNGTDGNVVDESALANAAEDGDLQGAALDAVSVSPLPDDSPLRDVENILVTPEIASHTATNGESASASVAAQVLAAFDGQPVSNAVNVPSIPPDAYPVVKPYADLTETVARIAIQLFDGDLESVSIEYAGDIVTETIEPITAAGLTGVFDPLGWDANQVNARHVADEHGIDVDVSTIREAPDFQNLVTVTVSGGGDELSVEGTQFADGEPRIVSIDRYWVEAIPHGHMLIVRNADEPGVIGFIGTVLGEYDVNIAGMFNAREAIGGEALSVYNLDDEPGEDVLAALNDDDRILETTVVELNGQNARE
- the thrC gene encoding threonine synthase — protein: MSYLEITQEEPTEATDGVWLTCIECGEHFPPFAGIRYTCDECEGLLEVRYADLPTFADFGDDESAFHGGVWRYSDALPFDEGVSLPEGDTPLHNVPRLEDEIGVERLRVKHEGMNPTGSFKDRGMTVGVRVAQEVGVGRLACASTGNTSAALSAYGSRAGLQVLVLLPAGKVAAGKIAQASLHGARILEVDGNFDRCLDIVKDLADRGEAYLLNSLNPFRLEGQKTIGLEIMEQFRDEEGAFPDRIVLPVGNAGNTAALYKAFRELEATGAIDEDQIPKITGVQAAGAAPMVEAIEHDWDHIERWDDVETRATAIRIGNPVNAPKALPGIRETGGTAIAVSDEEITDAQRSLAEEGVGVEPASAASIAGLRKLREEGVVTADEQVVCLTTGHLLKDPDAAAEAGTDPEPVPADTDDVLEHLRS